The following are from one region of the bacterium genome:
- a CDS encoding T9SS type A sorting domain-containing protein: protein MRKSAVLLIAITLSAAAFQQFGAIQPEAPTAPETQDAEGHEINELYIDFVDNVIDDARWPGADGPELLYVGHFGFGVVDNFISSNYFDYPETWELETQFYFDWNWPTEVPWGDPPPQYGDENILTYMTDADCTVPLGVRLRQHSFGFAGEPDEDFIFILWTVYNAEGGYLEDTAAGLYMDIDIRGGDYIEFTRYDSAHQFAYMYDGLSDFSLPYFGAATMGDDPTGSYHGWSQRDDFDWRPDELFYTMLSQVGRFQELPEFFYDWRFLLGFQLYDLAPGETQDYAVVLVAGWDYQEIVENLTAARTKWEKIFGGGLPEPSIPPRMTLSAPWPCPTRDSASFEVELAEPGDVEVALYDLSGRRVDTVYDGYMAAGRNELNLWAGGLPPGVYLIQAATEGGAAVRRLVIAR from the coding sequence TTGAGAAAGTCGGCCGTCCTTTTAATCGCGATAACCCTGTCCGCGGCCGCGTTCCAGCAATTCGGGGCAATCCAGCCCGAAGCGCCGACCGCCCCGGAGACCCAGGACGCGGAGGGCCACGAGATCAACGAGCTTTACATAGACTTCGTGGACAACGTGATTGACGACGCCCGGTGGCCGGGGGCGGACGGCCCGGAGCTTCTGTACGTCGGCCACTTCGGCTTCGGCGTGGTGGACAACTTCATCTCGTCGAATTATTTTGACTACCCTGAAACGTGGGAACTTGAGACGCAGTTCTACTTCGACTGGAACTGGCCGACCGAGGTCCCCTGGGGAGACCCGCCGCCGCAATACGGCGACGAGAACATCCTGACGTACATGACGGACGCGGACTGCACCGTCCCCCTCGGCGTGAGGCTGCGGCAGCACAGCTTCGGCTTTGCCGGCGAGCCCGACGAGGACTTCATCTTCATCCTCTGGACCGTGTACAACGCGGAGGGTGGGTATCTGGAGGACACCGCGGCCGGGCTTTACATGGACATCGACATACGCGGCGGCGATTACATCGAATTCACCCGCTATGATTCAGCCCACCAGTTCGCGTACATGTACGACGGGCTTAGCGATTTCAGCCTCCCCTACTTCGGCGCGGCGACGATGGGGGACGACCCCACGGGCAGCTACCACGGCTGGTCACAGAGGGACGACTTCGATTGGAGACCGGATGAGTTGTTTTACACCATGCTGTCCCAGGTGGGGCGGTTCCAGGAGCTGCCGGAGTTCTTCTATGACTGGCGGTTCCTGTTGGGCTTCCAGCTCTACGACCTGGCTCCCGGCGAGACCCAGGACTACGCTGTGGTCTTGGTGGCGGGGTGGGATTATCAGGAGATAGTGGAGAACCTAACCGCGGCGCGGACGAAATGGGAAAAGATATTCGGCGGCGGTTTGCCGGAGCCCTCGATCCCGCCGCGGATGACCCTCTCCGCCCCCTGGCCCTGCCCGACGCGGGACTCCGCCTCGTTCGAGGTGGAGCTCGCCGAACCGGGGGACGTCGAGGTGGCGCTCTACGACCTCTCCGGCCGGCGGGTGGACACGGTTTACGACGGGTACATGGCCGCGGGACGGAACGAGTTGAACCTCTGGGCCGGCGGCCTGCCCCCGGGGGTGTACCTCATCCAGGCCGCGACCGAGGGTGGCGCGGCGGTCCGGCGGCTGGTGATTGCGCGGTAA